One Cryptosporidium parvum Iowa II chromosome 1, whole genome shotgun sequence genomic window, CAGAAACAATAAAATTTTAGAATTAGATTAATTGgagtaaaaataataaattaatattacaagATGCAGTTTGAGTGAATACGTGctaattattgttaatagCTAGAACAAAATTAATGCAGTCGATACATTATCAAGATATTATAAATGAGCGATTTAGACAGACAAATTGAGCAATTGAGACGTTGTGAGCCGATTAAAGAATCTGAggtaaaattattatgtaTGAAGGCTAGAGAGATTCTTGTAGAGGAGGCGAATGTGCAAAGAATTGATACTCCAGTGACAATTTGCGGAGATATTCATGGCCAATTTTTTGATCTAATGGAGCTTTTTAAAGTCGGTGGTGAACTTCCTGACACAAATTACTTATTTTTAGGTGATTTCGTTGACAGAGGATACTACAGTGTAGAAACATTCTTGCTCCTCATTGCTCTTAAAGTCAGGTATCCAGATAGAATTATGCTTATCAGAGGAAACCATGAAACACGACAAATCACACAAGTATATGGATTTTACGATGAATGTCTCCGTAAGTACGGGAGTGTAAACGTTTGGAGGTATTGTacagaaatatttgattatcTCTCTCTCGCTTCATTAATTGAAGACCGAATTTTATGCGTTCATGGGGGGTTGTCCCCCAGTATTGCTACAATTGATGAAATACGAAGCCTAGATAGAAAGCAAGAAGTTCCTCATGACGGTTCCATGTGCGACCTTCTTTGGTCAGATCCAGAGGAAATAAATGGATGGGGAATAAGCCCAAGAGGAGCAGGATATATTTTTGGGTCAGATGTAGTAAAGAGTTTCAATCATTGTAACGATATTGAACTGATTACACGAGCTCATCAGCTTGCTATGGACGGTTATAAGTGGTGGTTTGAACAAAATTTAGTCACAGTTTGGAGTGCGccaaattattgttataGATGCGGAAATATTGCTACTGTAATGGAGTTAGATGAACAATTAAACTACCACTTTAAAACATTTGAGGCAGCTCCTGCTGAACAAAGAGGAATTCCTGCCAAGAGACCTGCTCCTGactattttatttgaaaattttttatcaGTTTGGaagttttttaaaaattttaacaaaaagcatatattacttttttaGTATTATGTAACTAATTTAGCAAGTTTATACTAATTGATTGACaatattgattcaaataacTTTATCATTGCTTCATAAATTAGGAACATTATTCCACTGTGCATGCTAACTTTAGGAATATGAGTCATTAGTCCTGGGAAATAATGGTCCCTTGCAAAGTTGACAAACTCTTTATGgcttaattttaatatattgataTCGTAGGTTTTTAGTTGGATATTTTCTATCTTAGCCATTTGCATCCTGGATCTAATAACCTGTAGTGGGTATGTCAATGCCGATGCTAATAACTTCGAAATGAATCCAAAGATGAAGAAGCGTAGATTACTCAGATAAAGAtgttttgaattataattaattgattgATTTCGAAATATGTCATATATTACAAGTTGTATCAATGTATGCGGAATCAACATTAAAGTTGGAATGAACCCAGAATATAAACCACATATTCCATTTTTTTGGTAAATACTATACATGCATTCAGCAATGCCATGTAACCCAGCAGAATATTGCTTCCAGCCCTTTTTCTTTGTATTTACTGATTGAATTTCTAACCTGGATTTAACTAACCAAAGTGGATGAACGAGAGCAGTCGAAAGCACACTTGCAATGATtgttgaaattgaatttgagAACGGAGAAATTTGTAAAGGATAAAAGCATGTTTGGCTTTTAACAACGTAGCTGAACACAAAACacttattttcttctataaAATAACGgataaaatcaaaaaagtACCTAAAAATAAACCATGAGACTCCAGATGCAACTAACTGGCCGTTTAATCCCTTATATAATCCAATAACTCCTTCAGTATCTATTATAAAGTTGATTGTGGATATCAATGTCGGGTGTGCGATCACTGCACCATCGGATGCTGCTGCCACTTGCTGTCTAGTCCTTACTACATCTAGTGGATGAAGTAAAAAAGAAGTTATTATTGCAGATATAAGCGATGAAGTTGCTgttaaaaagaatttaattttcttcataaAATTGTTATGCCAGGCCTAAAGAAACGGATGTTTACAAAGGGTTATAAACacaaaaattttgattatttaacATTGCGCCGATATTGACTTAATTTTATAAgctattattcttttttcttcgttagaaaaaaaatgaactAAAACTTTATGCACATGCGGTAAacaattataatattatttccaaacaCGAGCTGAAACAACCTTTCTACGATATTCTTAGTTTATACTTGGTAAAATTCGATCCTCGCGGCTCTTAAATGAATTGATTTATAAAGTTTATCAAGTTTTTGAGCATGTTTCAGCTTATTAGGATCAATACCTGAGCGcttgttttattttatcaatattacaCAAATGTTATTCTAGGAATTGATAAATTCATAATTATGGGTTCGTAGAAAacttttattcaattatGGAAAAAATACCATTGGAACTTCTTGCAACAGTCAGCGAGTATCTACAAATGGTAGATATTTTTAGTCTATTGCATCTTAATAGAGGCTTTAACTATCTTTGGACAAGCCTTGAGTACTGGAGCATAGTATGTAGGGGGAGAAGAAATTATCTGAATTTACTTGCAAATGAGTTTAATTGTATCTTAGAAGACTTGAAATCATTTAGTTTGAACAAAAGTAGCCAAGACGACTTAGTAGATAGTGATAATAACGaatattttggatttaatttaaataaccTTAAAGCTAGTTTTAAACTTATGGGTTACAAGACAAAATGCAAtgataaatcaattttatGGAAGATTTTTGTTAAGAGAAGATTAAGAAGATTGGACTTAGTACATTTGACTTCTGTTTTTCAGGATGTTAAAATATACAAATAcgataaaaaaattattgctGTTTTTTCCCCTTTAATAGCAACAATTTCACAACATTTTTTAGAAATTTATGAACTTAgaaatgataattatttagGTAGAAAGTATTTTGATACCACGCCTGAAAAGCTAATTGatataaaaacaaaattaatcaCACGCCTAAATTTAGACTTACTTCAAGGCCAAGAGAATGTTACATTGAACAACATTGAGCCGAAGATAAGAACAGCCAACATAGTGAAATGGGcattttttgataaaaatacAATTCTTTGCGTTACGAAAGATTATGGGATCTATATTCATGAAATCAGcaatttatcaaaaagaATAGCCTTAAAGAAACCGCAGGTGAACAAGTATCCAACTTTACCAAAAGTCgtcatttttgaaatatctgGCAGCCTGCTTGCTATTGGCTTAGAAGATGGAGTTGTAGATATTTGGAAGCTTTTATCTTCTGAACGTGCATGTTCTAACTTGAAATGGGAAAAGTGGTATTTGACGCATCACTGTACAATTTATTATGAACATAGATATTCCCGGAAAAGTTTAATTGAtgtttttgaagaaatacCCTCACCTTTAACATGGGTGAATATATCTCATAATTGCAACTTGCTACTGGCAATTTATAAAGGGGTCGTAAATGAAATTcgaatattttcaattaataagttagatttgaataataacCCGGCATTAATGAACAAAATTCCTCTCTATAGCGACATTCAAATGTGCCAAATAGATCCGAAGGGAAGGTTTGTAATTTGCGTTGATTCGAGCAAAGAAATTCACCCCAAAACTCGATTTTATTCCCTTTCATCTGGTAAGCTTCTTCTGGTACAGAACTTCAGAATTATTTGTCCATTATTTACCTCTTGCGGACATTTATTGATCGGCGCATACCGTGCACACCCGAACATTCCAATTGAAAAATCTCAAAGTACAATGAAAATCATTAAAACATCGCCTAAACATATTAATAGTGAGTTTACGAGTAGCTGTTTTATCTCTATTTGGAGTATTCCGTCTCTAAaggaaatatattctttcaaTTGCGGAAAATCAGAacaaattataaatattcgTTTTTCTAAAACTCGTAACTCAACGTCTATAATCACAAcaacaataaataaaaatagttCAGACTATATTGATGGATCAATAATCAAGAcatcttcaaatattcattttatttcacATGATTTTTTTACAAGCATTAAACCGATGAAATTGCCGcattttttctaaaataacTTTGGGAATGACAATTATTAGGTGTCAGTTTTTGCCGAGAATGattggaataaataattcaactTTCGAAGTAACAAGTAATAAAGCTGTGCATATAGTTGAAATAAGTTAAGTTTTTAGGGCTTTTATAATAAGAATATAAAAGGCAACAAAGAATTCAGCTCCGTATATAATTAATGGAGAAATTATTGAGATTTTTTGAGTAACGCAGCACTTGTCCTTCAAAAATGATCGGAATTTAAAGATTAATGATAACGTGATAAGGGTGATTTTCAattgtttatttaaattacttTGCTGATAAGATATAGTTACTCGTTATactatataaattaaatataccACTTTAAAATacaatttaaataatgaatcatTAGCAATAATAAACTATTAATGTTTATGCAATATTCCAATGAAATTATGCAAGATTTCTGttataattttatattttatcttttttccAAAGCTATTTAATATCCCgttaatttaatatcaatTCACACATACGCACACTAATGTGTACCTTAATTATCTGagatttcaaatttttaaaaaataaataattttagaaGGGTATTTAATGAagattatttcaatattagaGTTGTTGGAGAGGATCTAAAGGCTTTATTATGtattcaatataaattttttttcaatgaaAACAATTACTGTTGCGATTGTATTATCTTTGGTTTGGATATATGTACACTTTTGTTCAAGCTTCGAAAACAGGATAGAAGATATTGCATTACTCAAGCTTAGAGGTTCTGTAGAAATGGGAGATCAACTAAAAGGTGGTCCTCACTATACAGGGATGATGGTAGGAGGTAGGCATGTTGGGATTGAACATTCTTTGGATCTTGGCGATTTATCGCAAGTATATCGCTGCTTGTTTTATTCTACTCACCCAGGATCATGCAATCCTTCAGGGACGGTAATAAATCCTTGCCATTTTTGTAGAACTGAAGTGGTTTATGCTGTCGCTTCCGCAAAATGCCCTGGAGACGAGTCATTCCCCCCAAGTTTGGCTCCTTTATATATGTGGGTCTTGAAACCATATCatattagaaaaagatTAGGGCATCAATATCTTTGCGCTGTAGAGCCGAATCCTGCAGCTAAATATGCATCTCGCCCTTCAAATGAATCACCGCTTTCATCAGATGAAAACTCATATCCGCTACCTCCAGAAATCCCATTTTCTCCATCgaataatcaaaatgaaTCCTTAAGTGAAAGTACATTGATGATTATCATTGGGTCAGGCGTTTTGCTCACGCTATTACTTTGCGGTGTAGGGTTGTACATggtttaattaaattattataaaaaataaagtcttatattaataatgtatCTATATCTATCTATCAGTTCTAAAGATAAGTagttgaatttattaaaaaaaatgtgtGGCTTGCAGCATTAAAAAGTTACACAGTTAAATAAATCACGTGGCAATAAAAAGCCTTGTACCCTAAAATGTAATTATGGGAAGATACAACTAAGGGTCCAATTTGAATGAAGAGGTATCAATATATTTCCAAAGTAATGAACAGGACTTTTGTCACAAAAATCTAAATAAAAGCAATATTCCCTCTCTTCTCTccaaattataaataaaggGCGGGCAATATAAAACGTTACCTAAATGAAAGGTTAggttgattttttttattatagaAAAAACGAATATAAGAATTTAGATcagaaatttttaaagactttttgaattatatttatcttAGTTAATTGGGATCAATCTAAATCCCCTGtaattaaaaatcaaaaaaaaacgCGTCAAAGATGAAATACTACTTGCCTTTCGGAGTATTACTCTTAATTATACAACTTTATCTTTCAAGGTGTTCTGAATCTTCGGAAGATACGGAAAGCGAAGTTCTTTCGATTCAAGATTCGTCTGAATTGAGGGATTGCAAACAAGCCATAAGTGGTATATCAGGAGCTGGTTATCATGAATTTACATTGGACCCTTCACTATTGAAGGTAATTTCGGAAATGGGTAATTCAGGCCAACCGTGCCGATTTATTGTAGTTGATGGCATGCAGCAGAACTATCAGCAGGCTGATGATGGTGGTTCATCAAGCcaagtaaattatttaagcCAACAAGTTCAGACTCCAATGCAAATGACAATGCAAACGCAAATGCCAGTTCAAATGCCAATGCAAATGCCAATGCAAATGCCAACACAAATGCAAATACAAAGAACTAATCAGGGATTGCAGTTCGGACACGGTAATATGGTACAATGGGTAGGTGGACCAGTCAACTTTGACAACATGGTTGACTGTAAGTTCTACCGTCAAAATCCGGGATTTTGTGTACCTATGTCTATCTATACTCCTTGTTCACGTTGTAAGGCGCGTGTGAGAACAATTTTTAGAACTAGTTACAAGGTTAGATGTCCTGGCCAGGAATCTTTCCCAGCACAATTGAGGCCTTACTTTGCTTGGGTGCCTACTAGTCATCGTAACCCAAAGAGAGAGAGAGGAATATTTTCCAGATGGAGACGCCAGTTTATGTGCATTGTAATGGCAATTTCCGATATTCCAAAGGATGTTTCTTTGTTTTGGCAGCATTCTCAGATAACTTTCGATTCTGCATATGAAACACCACAATATGTTCCTTTACTTCTTGGTCCATATGGAGATCAGTCTACTGCACTGGGATATGCTGCTGGCACAAACTTCCTTACTTCTAGCGGCTTAAGTTATCAAGGCGCACGtcattatattcaaaatcaaaattcaGAACGAAATGCCCACGAAGCTTCCtaaattttcttcaaatataaGTCCTATGTTCGAAAAAAGGTGTTCGTTAAATTAGGTAGTTAGGCACCTctataattttgaatttttttagCTATTTTTTTGTTGTCTTTAATACGGATTATTCCGccaaatcatttttttttgtatttatgTTTCGATGACAAATCTCTTTGCTGACGAGATGAAAGAGGAGGACACGTTTTTACTTAATAATTCACTAATACCAGGCCGTTCTATTGAAAACGGGCTAGGAAATATGATTGACAAAATAGAAAGTGAAAAAGCTCAGTTATTTTCATGCGGTAAGTGAAATGtttatacaaatattttcatttgattcaatgaagtaaaatcaataatagaTGCATATTGGGACTGCACAGATATAAAATTTACAACTGATGCAGTTTTTTCAGTAACTAAATTGTCATGCGACTTCATGGATAAGATAGTAAGTACgatatttattaatctCAGTTTTATTACGTTTTAATTAAGATGTTATGCGCAATTAAATTGACTAACTCAAAGAATATTGACCAGTCCTTTACATTTGATAGCATATTGTCCGTGTTGGAGAATGATGATCGGAAACATAAAAGAGCACAAGATGTTATAAGGTCATATAGAAGACATAATGAATTACTATTTGCATTCGAGGACAGAGAATATATAAAGTCCTCAAATCGCGACGCAATAGGAACTAAGTGagatgatttattattttctttgtatatattttcaaacgTCTTTAATTAATCTATTATTACATTTTCTCTGTACATTTAACCGGTTTTGCATAGACGTAAAAAACTCACATCAGAATAActtgaaatagaaaaataaattctttaaatgtaactttctatttttaaacaatattttttttttataatgaGTAACCTCGAAAAATTAGTTATTTGTGGGGTGAGAAGCTTTTCACCTGACCGTAGGGAGGGCATTGCCTTTGAAAGTCCAATTACATTAATTGTAGGCCAAAATGGATCGGGTAAAACAACAATAATAGAATGCTTAAAAGCATCTATATCTGGTGAGCTTCCTCCTAGTTCTAAGAGTGGGCAGTATTTCATTCACGATCCTAAATTGAATGGATCTGCTGAGGTTAGGGCTCAAATAAGATTAATTTTTAGAGAgtatcaaaataaaaaaaagattcaaatagTTAGATCATTTCAGCTATCCCATATTAAGACTAGGAAGGCTGATTTAAAATCTACTGGGGATTTAAAGCCTCAATTTAGAGTTTTAGAAAGTGTTTTACAGACTAAAGATGAAGAATCTGGGCAAGTGACCAGTATAAGTCATAAATGTGCAGATATAAATGCTCAAGTTCCTATTTTATTTGGGGTTTCTAATTCgataattgaaaatgtaCTATTTTGTCATCAAGAGGATTCAAACTGGCCATTACAAGATATGGctaaagttaaaaaaaaatttgatgaattatttggatCCACAAGATATAGCAAAGCTTTGGAATTAATTACAAAGTTGAAGGGTGAatataataagaaaattaagGAGAAAGCTTTATTTAACGAGAACTTAAAACAGAAAATCGACTTTTTGAAaggaataataaataaaaaaaatcaatgtTTACTTAGAAAAGCTGAGATAAATAAGGAAATGCAGGTTTTAGCCACTAAATTAGATTCACATTTGAATATGAAGCAAGAATTGATGAAAAATGTAGATATGTTAGATAAGCTTCAGTCTGAgcttatttttgaaatgtCATTATTTGATACACACGTAAAGGAGATAAAAGAAATGGAAAACgttttattaaaatcaaattataaTCAATTAGAAGatgaattagaaattaattcacTCTTGCATAATGAATTCgaagaaattcaaaatctgaATTCTAAACTTAAAAACTTGCAAAACCAAACAAATCACATCAAAAATAATCTAGAAAATTTTGGAGTAAACAGCTCAGCAGATGAGTTTGCTCAACGAAAAAATGAGGTTCTTAGAAAAATTGctgaaataaaaaaattaacagCCTcgaaagaaatattattgtttttagAAAATTCTTTGGTTGCTTTAAATGAACAGCTAACTAATTATAAGGATTTGAATTGGGAATCAGTACAAAAAACCATTTCTATACTAGAAGTTAACAAGACTGAAATAGATTCTTCATTAGTTAATTTAAAAGCAGAATTAAACTTCAAGatagaagaaaagaaaaaattattcgactctattaataataaaagagaAGAGCAAATGAAATTGCaaaaagattttgataaGATTTGTgagaaaattaaagagaaaACGCATATAGATAATGAGATAAATTgtttaaaatcaaaaatccAGGAAAATACAGATATTTATACTAATGAAAAGTTATTCAATgtgaattatttgaataacGCATATAATTGTACATATGATCTGGGAAAAATTAATGGCGAACTGACTATTTTGGAGCGTATAAAGAGttctaatatatttaatattactcattttgaatatgaTGAAAGCGCTGGAAGCTTTAGTGAGATGATTGAACGAAGGGAAACTGAGTATCAATgtaaaaaaattgaaactTTGAACATCTGGAAGGAACTAGAACAGATCGTAGGAGATTTTGGGACTAAAGATAACACTTCAATGTTAGATTTCCAATGCAAATTACTATTGGAAAAACTCGAAAGTTTCCCATTAGATATGGAAAATCGGcaaatagaattaaaaagCTCACTTAGTCAAATTGAGATagagatattaataattgacgaaaatattcaacgccttgaatttgaaattcaaGAAGTAACAAATAAAATCCAATTTGCCAACttggaaattaaaaatctGGAAATTGAGCACTGCAAAAGGAAagattttttgaagaattctATTGAAGAGTTAGAACAAGATTTCGAATTTCTCTTTCGAAATAGGTAAGTTTCTCGCACtaatcaaagaaaaaacaaCGCTTTATAGAAAAATGTTTGATATATCTAATCAAGATGTTTCAAATAAGACCCTTATTCAATCTCTTTTATCAATTCGAGAAGAAGAGGCTAATCTTAATACTAAGATCGTTAAATCGAATCAAATTATTGAGGAATTGAATAACGTGATAAAATTGATGAATAAGCGGAAACAACTTGAATcatctaaaaaaaatattaatatacttaatcataatatttattcccTACTAGGAATAAATAAGCTAGAGTGTTTGACAGAAACTGACTTTGGCCataataaaagttttattcaagaattataccttaaaaaaaaaaatgaattggATGTTCTTCAAATAGCAATCGAGAAAATACGATGTGAAATATCAAAACTGACAGGCGAATTTAAGTCCAATGAAAACTGGCTGGAAAAGTTCACATGTGACTCAAAAGGCTATTCTTCTATAGAGGAGTTGTCTGAAAAGTACCTAAGTGGAGTTTTTGAACAACAGACAATGAGTTTGTGTGTTAAAGATTTGGAGAAGTACCATAAATCTCTTCAGAAAGCACTAATGAAGTTTCACATAGATAAAATGACGGAAATTAATAGAACTATAAAGGAGTTATGGAACATTACTTATAAAGGTCATGATATTGACTATATCGCAATAAGGAGCGATGCAGAggataatgaagaaaatttcactgtggaaaaaaaatcatcGCGAACTCCTTCCGGAACTAAGTCGTTTAATTATAGAGTAGTAATGATACAAAATGGTGTAGAACTTGACATGAAAGGTAGGATTTAAACAAAACGCGCAAATTTATTggataattctttttttttaggaAGATGCTCTGCCGGTCAAAGAGTGCTTGCGTGCATAATAATTAGACTTGCGCTAGCAGAGTCGTTCTGCGTTAACTGTGGAATTCTAGCACTTGATGAGCCTACGACAAACTTAGATAGGTTTAATATTAAGGGCTTAGCAGAGGCATTATCATATTTGATCAAATTCAGAAAgcaacaaaaaaatttccAGGTAAGTACAAAAAACAAGTTGAGAAATACGTTCATGCTTttagttaataataattacacATGATGAAAATTTTGTAAGAGTTATGGCCCAAGCACAGCAGTGTGATCACTTTTTTCATGTATCAAAAGATGAACAAGGATATTCAACAATTAGGCAAGTAGACTTTCATGGATATTAGACTAGAATTATTGTTAGacttggaaaaaaaatgtctAGAGCGCGAATAATTTTACcccaaatatttaaataagatAAAAAGCTAATTATCGTATGATACATGAGCAATCTATCTGATTATGcgaaatatattttaaatggGGAGTTAGTTGCAATACCGACTGAAACTGTGTATGGGTTGGGTGGAAATGCTTACGACAGATCCtctatattaaaaattttcaagataAAAGGAAGGCCAATAAACAATCCTTTGATATGCCATGTACACAGCTTCAAGTTTGCAGAAGATAATGTTTTTGAGTTGTCTGAAAGGACAAGAGtcatatataaaattttgaCTGATAAGTTTTGGCCAGGTCCATTAACAGTAATTTCTAAGAAGAGACATAATATTGTAGATGAAGTTTCAGTCTCAGGTAAAGTTGGAGTTAGATGCCCCAACAATCAATTGACGTTAGACCTGCTTAAGCTGTCATCCGTCCCTATTGCTGCCCCTTCAGCAAATCGGTCAGGCCATATAAGTCCCACTACTCCCCTGCATGTATCAAAGGAATTTGATCAAAGTTATATGAATGAGGTAGGAATAAAAGTTTGGATTTTGGATGGAGGTGAATGTTGTAGCGTAGGAGTAGAATCAACTGTTTTAGAGTATTATGAAGATGgcaattttatttctatttttagATGCGGTAAAGTTACTAAAAAGCAAATATGGGAAACTTTGATCGATAACTGTAGAAATAATGAATGGatcaaagaaattaaaatatcataTTTTGGTAGCAATAACTCATCACCGAATAGAAACTACTTATCTCTTCACGATACAGTCGCAATTAGTCCTGGAATGGACATTAAACACTACTCGCCAACTATTTGTActaaattaatatcatttatttcagatactaataaatatacaGGTATAAATGTTGATTTAAGAAACATAATATTGATTGATATTGGATCAAAGCTTTCATTTCTTAGGTGTTATGTCCgtcattatttttctttgtgTGACGATTACGATTTTTCATTAGCATGTAAAAACTTATTTGCAACTTTACATCAAGCAGAGGATTTTGCTAATAGCCTCGATGATCTTTCTTCCGtctatattttcattactGGATTTGAGACGgaagataatatttcattgGCTCTTTGGGATAGAGTCTATAGAGCTTCATCTGGAGAGTTGATTTATTGCAATTTGAACGAAATAAAGATTCAACATAAATACATTAAAAGAT contains:
- a CDS encoding protein phosphatase 4 (formerly X), catalytic subunit; Protein phosphatase 4, catalytic subunit, with amino-acid sequence MSDLDRQIEQLRRCEPIKESEVKLLCMKAREILVEEANVQRIDTPVTICGDIHGQFFDLMELFKVGGELPDTNYLFLGDFVDRGYYSVETFLLLIALKVRYPDRIMLIRGNHETRQITQVYGFYDECLRKYGSVNVWRYCTEIFDYLSLASLIEDRILCVHGGLSPSIATIDEIRSLDRKQEVPHDGSMCDLLWSDPEEINGWGISPRGAGYIFGSDVVKSFNHCNDIELITRAHQLAMDGYKWWFEQNLVTVWSAPNYCYRCGNIATVMELDEQLNYHFKTFEAAPAEQRGIPAKRPAPDYFI
- a CDS encoding mitochondrial carrier protein, Flx1p like mitochondrial membrane associated flavin transporter with 4 or more transmembrane domains, whose amino-acid sequence is AWHNNFMKKIKFFLTATSSLISAIITSFLLHPLDVVRTRQQVAAASDGAVIAHPTLISTINFIIDTEGVIGLYKGLNGQLVASGVSWFIFRYFFDFIRYFIEENKCFVFSYVVKSQTCFYPLQISPFSNSISTIIASVLSTALVHPLWLVKSRLEIQSVNTKKKGWKQYSAGLHGIAECMYSIYQKNGICGLYSGFIPTLMLIPHTLIQLVIYDIFRNQSINYNSKHLYLSNLRFFIFGFISKLLASALTYPLQVIRSRMQMAKIENIQLKTYDINILKLSHKEFVNFARDHYFPGLMTHIPKVSMHSGIMFLIYEAMIKLFESILSIN
- a CDS encoding signal peptide, secreted protein (transcripts identified by EST), producing MKYYLPFGVLLLIIQLYLSRCSESSEDTESEVLSIQDSSELRDCKQAISGISGAGYHEFTLDPSLLKVISEMGNSGQPCRFIVVDGMQQNYQQADDGGSSSQVNYLSQQVQTPMQMTMQTQMPVQMPMQMPMQMPTQMQIQRTNQGLQFGHGNMVQWVGGPVNFDNMVDCKFYRQNPGFCVPMSIYTPCSRCKARVRTIFRTSYKVRCPGQESFPAQLRPYFAWVPTSHRNPKRERGIFSRWRRQFMCIVMAISDIPKDVSLFWQHSQITFDSAYETPQYVPLLLGPYGDQSTALGYAAGTNFLTSSGLSYQGARHYIQNQNSERNAHEAS
- a CDS encoding RAD50 encodes the protein LSIFKQYFFFIMSNLEKLVICGVRSFSPDRREGIAFESPITLIVGQNGSGKTTIIECLKASISGELPPSSKSGQYFIHDPKLNGSAEVRAQIRLIFREYQNKKKIQIVRSFQLSHIKTRKADLKSTGDLKPQFRVLESVLQTKDEESGQVTSISHKCADINAQVPILFGVSNSIIENVLFCHQEDSNWPLQDMAKVKKKFDELFGSTRYSKALELITKLKGEYNKKIKEKALFNENLKQKIDFLKGIINKKNQCLLRKAEINKEMQVLATKLDSHLNMKQELMKNVDMLDKLQSELIFEMSLFDTHVKEIKEMENVLLKSNYNQLEDELEINSLLHNEFEEIQNLNSKLKNLQNQTNHIKNNLENFGVNSSADEFAQRKNEVLRKIAEIKKLTASKEILLFLENSLVALNEQLTNYKDLNWESVQKTISILEVNKTEIDSSLVNLKAELNFKIEEKKKLFDSINNKREEQMKLQKDFDKICEKIKEKTHIDNEINCLKSKIQENTDIYTNEKLFNVNYLNNAYNCTYDLGKINGELTILERIKSSNIFNITHFEYDESAGSFSEMIERRETEYQCKKIETLNIWKELEQIVGDFGTKDNTSMLDFQCKLLLEKLESFPLDMENRQIELKSSLSQIEIEILIIDENIQRLEFEIQEVTNKIQFANLEIKNLEIEHCKRKDFLKNSIEELEQDFEFLFRNRKMFDISNQDVSNKTLIQSLLSIREEEANLNTKIVKSNQIIEELNNVIKLMNKRKQLESSKKNINILNHNIYSLLGINKLECLTETDFGHNKSFIQELYLKKKNELDVLQIAIEKIRCEISKLTGEFKSNENWLEKFTCDSKGYSSIEELSEKYLSGVFEQQTMSLCVKDLEKYHKSLQKALMKFHIDKMTEINRTIKELWNITYKGHDIDYIAIRSDAEDNEENFTVEKKSSRTPSGTKSFNYRVVMIQNGVELDMKGRCSAGQRVLACIIIRLALAESFCVNCGILALDEPTTNLDRFNIKGLAEALSYLIKFRKQQKNFQLIIITHDENFVRVMAQAQQCDHFFHVSKDEQGYSTIRQVDF
- a CDS encoding SUA5 like RNA binding domain containing protein; translation: YMSNLSDYAKYILNGELVAIPTETVYGLGGNAYDRSSILKIFKIKGRPINNPLICHVHSFKFAEDNVFELSERTRVIYKILTDKFWPGPLTVISKKRHNIVDEVSVSGKVGVRCPNNQLTLDLLKLSSVPIAAPSANRSGHISPTTPLHVSKEFDQSYMNEVGIKVWILDGGECCSVGVESTVLEYYEDGNFISIFRCGKVTKKQIWETLIDNCRNNEWIKEIKISYFGSNNSSPNRNYLSLHDTVAISPGMDIKHYSPTICTKLISFISDTNKYTGINVDLRNIILIDIGSKLSFLRCYVRHYFSLCDDYDFSLACKNLFATLHQAEDFANSLDDLSSVYIFITGFETEDNISLALWDRVYRASSGELIYCNLNEIKIQHKYIKRFYKV